A stretch of the Actinotalea sp. JY-7876 genome encodes the following:
- a CDS encoding DUF3159 domain-containing protein gives MSSPAGEPESPQAERARSGVAPGRGVTALAADEFSFADAVGGWRGVVESGAPGLLFVVVFVATRELVPALVVALGLALLAVVVRLAQRTPATQAFSGVLGVAIGVVWAWRTGEAQDYFAWGLWVNVAWCVGAVVSVLARWPAVGVVVSLLRGQDMSWRVDAGAAALRRRYVLATWLWAVLFGARLAVQLPLYLQGADAVGWLGTARLVMGVPLFALGLWLTWLLVGSPRGRAEQPDRPATPPR, from the coding sequence GTGAGTAGTCCGGCGGGCGAGCCCGAGTCCCCGCAGGCGGAGCGGGCCCGCTCCGGCGTCGCCCCGGGACGGGGCGTCACCGCCCTGGCCGCCGACGAGTTCTCGTTCGCCGACGCGGTCGGCGGCTGGCGCGGGGTCGTCGAGTCGGGTGCGCCGGGTCTGCTGTTCGTGGTGGTCTTCGTCGCGACCCGCGAGCTCGTGCCCGCCCTCGTCGTCGCGCTGGGTCTCGCCCTGCTCGCGGTCGTCGTGCGGCTCGCGCAGCGCACGCCGGCCACCCAGGCCTTCTCGGGCGTGCTCGGGGTCGCCATCGGCGTGGTCTGGGCCTGGCGTACGGGCGAGGCGCAGGACTACTTCGCGTGGGGCCTGTGGGTCAACGTCGCCTGGTGCGTGGGCGCGGTCGTCTCCGTCCTGGCGCGCTGGCCGGCGGTCGGCGTCGTCGTCAGCCTCCTGCGCGGACAGGACATGTCCTGGCGGGTCGACGCGGGCGCCGCGGCGCTGCGGCGGCGCTACGTCCTGGCCACGTGGCTCTGGGCCGTCCTCTTCGGCGCACGCCTGGCCGTGCAGCTGCCGCTCTACCTGCAGGGCGCCGACGCCGTGGGCTGGCTGGGTACCGCCCGGCTGGTCATGGGCGTGCCGCTGTTCGCGCTCGGCCTGTGGCTCACGTGGCTGCTGGTCGGCTCACCACGAGGTCGTGCAGAGCAGCCGGATCGGC
- a CDS encoding OB-fold nucleic acid binding domain-containing protein, with translation MALKALLHGMVASQAQLEADEEQRETRRQGCASVAELQDRRRAVVSGVIRSVTLRPRTTVPALEAELYDGSGSLTLVWLGRRSIHGIDPGRRLRAEGLVCAQSGRPTMFNPRYELAPRPGE, from the coding sequence ATGGCGCTCAAGGCGCTGCTGCACGGCATGGTCGCGTCGCAGGCGCAGCTCGAGGCCGACGAGGAGCAGCGCGAGACGCGCCGGCAGGGGTGCGCCTCCGTGGCGGAGCTCCAGGACCGCCGCCGGGCCGTGGTCTCGGGTGTCATCCGCTCGGTCACGCTGCGCCCGCGCACGACGGTGCCCGCGCTCGAGGCCGAGCTCTACGACGGCAGCGGCAGCCTGACGCTCGTCTGGCTGGGGCGGCGCAGCATCCACGGGATCGACCCCGGCCGACGGCTGCGCGCCGAGGGCCTGGTGTGCGCGCAGTCCGGGCGGCCGACGATGTTCAACCCGCGCTACGAGCTCGCGCCGAGGCCCGGTGAGTAG
- a CDS encoding DUF3710 domain-containing protein translates to MSRFQEAAGVGVFGRGKRSTESSAEPSAQAAEADVVPGDVPARERGPWDSGEVPERGRRIDLGALWLPGREGMELRMEIEKSSKIVSAAAVSLHGSALQLQVFAAPRTEGVWDDIRAEIAESVVKQGGSADDVPGPFGRELLARLPVRTPEGRTGHRPARFIGHDGPRWFLRGVITGRAAVEPAEAEELEAVFADVVVVRGPEPRVPRDLLPLTMPGQRPVAAVVPPGAAPAPTLDPLTRGPEITEVH, encoded by the coding sequence GTGTCCAGGTTCCAGGAGGCAGCAGGCGTGGGTGTGTTCGGACGAGGCAAGCGGTCGACGGAGTCGTCGGCGGAGCCCTCGGCGCAGGCCGCCGAGGCGGACGTGGTGCCCGGTGACGTCCCCGCCCGGGAGCGTGGCCCCTGGGACTCGGGCGAGGTCCCCGAGCGCGGCCGCCGGATCGACCTCGGCGCCCTGTGGCTGCCCGGGCGCGAGGGCATGGAGCTCCGGATGGAGATCGAGAAGTCGTCGAAGATCGTGAGCGCCGCGGCCGTGTCGCTCCACGGCTCCGCGCTCCAGCTCCAGGTGTTCGCCGCGCCGCGCACCGAGGGCGTGTGGGACGACATCCGCGCGGAGATCGCCGAGTCCGTCGTCAAGCAGGGCGGATCCGCCGACGACGTGCCGGGCCCCTTCGGTCGCGAGCTCCTCGCGCGCCTGCCCGTGCGCACGCCCGAGGGGCGCACGGGCCACCGGCCCGCGCGCTTCATCGGCCACGACGGCCCGCGCTGGTTCCTGCGCGGCGTCATCACCGGCCGGGCGGCCGTGGAGCCGGCGGAGGCCGAGGAGCTCGAGGCCGTCTTCGCCGACGTCGTCGTGGTCCGCGGCCCCGAGCCGCGCGTGCCGCGCGACCTGCTGCCCCTGACGATGCCCGGTCAGCGGCCGGTGGCCGCGGTCGTCCCGCCGGGCGCCGCTCCCGCCCCGACGCTCGACCCCCTCACGCGCGGCCCCGAGATCACCGAGGTGCACTGA
- the dut gene encoding dUTP diphosphatase, with product MDNRPHPVEVLLVMLDDGLPEPTYAHPGDAGADLVARVDVDLAPLARATVPTGVSIALPDGWAAFVHPRSGLARDHGVTVVNAPGTVDAGYRGEIQVTLLNTDPTTAVHLRRGDRIAQLVVQRVGRARFVRAERLPGSHRGAGGFGSTGGGPAGPAGAATPGADGADG from the coding sequence GTGGACAACCGCCCTCACCCCGTCGAGGTCCTGCTCGTCATGCTCGACGACGGGCTCCCGGAGCCCACGTACGCCCACCCCGGGGACGCGGGCGCCGACCTCGTGGCGCGCGTCGACGTCGACCTCGCGCCGCTCGCCCGCGCGACGGTCCCCACGGGCGTGAGCATCGCGCTGCCGGACGGCTGGGCCGCGTTCGTCCACCCGCGCTCCGGCCTGGCGCGCGACCACGGCGTGACGGTGGTCAACGCGCCCGGGACGGTGGACGCGGGCTACCGCGGCGAGATCCAGGTGACGCTGCTCAACACCGACCCGACGACGGCGGTCCACCTGCGGCGCGGGGACCGCATCGCGCAGCTCGTGGTCCAGCGCGTCGGGCGGGCGCGCTTCGTGCGCGCCGAGCGCCTGCCGGGGTCGCACCGCGGGGCCGGCGGCTTCGGGTCCACGGGCGGCGGACCCGCCGGACCTGCCGGGGCCGCCACGCCGGGCGCGGACGGCGCCGACGGGTAG
- a CDS encoding DUF3093 domain-containing protein — MAPHSTDVLHRERLWPGPLGWCFVIGFAVLMVIALLPVRGDVALVGGVVSLLVAIAAAVRTSAPVEVAGGELRAGRAHIPVALLGAARVLDRDGVRAQLGPGSDARTYVCLRAWIPGAVVVVVDDPQDPTPAWVVSTRRPQALVAALDAARRSGQAAHSEQIG; from the coding sequence ATGGCGCCCCACTCGACCGACGTGCTCCACCGTGAACGGCTCTGGCCCGGGCCGCTGGGGTGGTGCTTCGTGATCGGCTTCGCCGTCCTCATGGTCATCGCCCTGCTGCCCGTGCGCGGGGACGTCGCGCTGGTCGGGGGCGTCGTCTCGCTCCTGGTCGCGATCGCGGCGGCCGTGCGCACCAGCGCGCCCGTCGAGGTCGCGGGCGGCGAGCTGCGGGCCGGGCGGGCGCACATCCCCGTCGCCCTCCTGGGGGCGGCCCGCGTGCTCGACCGCGACGGGGTCCGCGCGCAGCTCGGCCCCGGGTCCGACGCGCGCACCTACGTGTGCCTGCGCGCGTGGATCCCCGGGGCCGTGGTGGTCGTCGTCGACGACCCGCAGGACCCGACGCCGGCGTGGGTGGTCTCCACCCGCCGGCCCCAGGCCCTCGTGGCCGCGCTGGACGCGGCCCGTCGCTCAGGTCAGGCGGCGCACTCCGAGCAGATCGGCTGA
- a CDS encoding DUF4193 domain-containing protein, whose translation MATDYDAPRKTEEDLSEDSLQELQARRSDKNSGVVDEDETEAAEGFELPGADLSGEELSVRVLPRQADEFTCGSCFLVHHRSQLAGDKNGQPICSECAA comes from the coding sequence ATGGCAACCGACTACGACGCCCCTCGCAAGACCGAGGAAGACCTCTCCGAGGACTCGCTGCAGGAACTGCAGGCGCGTCGCTCCGACAAGAACTCCGGGGTGGTCGACGAGGACGAGACGGAAGCGGCCGAAGGGTTCGAGCTCCCGGGCGCGGACCTGTCGGGCGAGGAGCTCTCCGTCCGCGTCCTGCCGCGGCAGGCCGACGAGTTCACCTGCGGCAGCTGCTTCCTGGTGCACCACCGCAGCCAGCTGGCCGGCGACAAGAACGGTCAGCCGATCTGCTCGGAGTGCGCCGCCTGA
- a CDS encoding inositol monophosphatase family protein: protein MSAAQPPSPPTRGAAPHPDGPDVVGLGRLAERLAREAGALVRDGRPRQVDVAGTKSSLADVVTAMDLASEALLRRILATERPDDGVLGEEEGHVGGTTGVTWVLDPIDGTVNYLYGIPAYAVSVAAVTGPPEPGRWTVQAACVHAVADGRTWTAVRGGGAFLDGVPLRVNGPVPLAQSLVGTGFGYTVERRRVQARVIADVLPRVRDIRRIGSAAMDLCTLAGGGLDAYFERGLAPWDLAAASLVAEEAGALVTGLRGAPASTAMTVAGPPETVGALVALLEGLDADTDDA from the coding sequence ATGAGCGCCGCACAGCCACCGTCCCCTCCGACCCGTGGCGCCGCCCCGCACCCCGACGGGCCCGACGTCGTCGGCCTGGGCCGCCTCGCCGAGCGCCTCGCCCGGGAGGCGGGCGCGCTGGTGCGCGACGGCCGGCCGCGGCAGGTGGATGTCGCCGGCACCAAGTCGAGCCTCGCCGACGTGGTCACCGCCATGGACCTCGCGTCCGAGGCGCTGCTGCGCCGGATCCTCGCCACGGAGCGCCCCGACGACGGCGTGCTCGGCGAGGAGGAGGGGCACGTCGGCGGGACCACGGGGGTGACGTGGGTCCTGGACCCGATCGACGGCACGGTGAACTACCTCTACGGGATCCCGGCGTACGCGGTGAGCGTCGCCGCCGTGACGGGCCCGCCCGAGCCCGGCCGGTGGACGGTCCAGGCCGCGTGCGTGCACGCCGTGGCGGACGGGCGGACGTGGACCGCGGTGCGCGGCGGGGGCGCGTTCCTCGACGGCGTGCCGCTGCGCGTCAACGGCCCCGTCCCGCTCGCGCAGAGCCTCGTCGGGACGGGCTTCGGCTACACCGTGGAGCGGCGCCGCGTCCAGGCGCGCGTCATCGCCGACGTGCTGCCCCGCGTGCGGGACATCCGCCGGATCGGCTCGGCGGCGATGGACCTGTGCACCCTCGCGGGCGGCGGCCTGGACGCGTACTTCGAGCGAGGGCTGGCGCCCTGGGACCTCGCGGCGGCGTCGCTGGTCGCCGAGGAGGCCGGGGCGCTCGTCACCGGCCTGCGGGGGGCGCCGGCGTCGACCGCCATGACGGTCGCGGGCCCACCCGAGACGGTGGGCGCGCTGGTCGCGCTGCTCGAGGGTCTGGACGCGGACACCGACGACGCCTGA
- the sepH gene encoding septation protein SepH yields MSELRLVGLHEDGEHVVLEGVDGQRFSLPIDDALRAAVRRDRPQLEQVRAEQSGTLPPREIQARIRAGATAEELAEDSGMPLPAVRRYEGPVLAEREFVATQARGTRIGHDPGAPVLGDLVTDRLATRGVAGSSIRWDAFRGGSAGPWTVEVAFDVAGTSRSARWTFEPSARVLRAVDDEARWLSETELAQGPIPRRHLSAVPGEVFDVEVDDALRPLLASVDQPAAAAPHAPDPTHLLLDDLSGRRGVRQPLDEPSDAHTDDPEDDGEDFEGFGPQHAFDFERPGSTTPGPVPAAHPPASRPDLATDATVLELPPSARRRPVADDASTPAVAAPDAPTPPAGEADVPPPLARRSRRGRASVPSWDEIVFGAKPE; encoded by the coding sequence ATGAGCGAGCTGCGACTGGTAGGGCTGCACGAGGACGGCGAGCACGTCGTCCTCGAGGGAGTGGACGGTCAGCGCTTCAGCCTGCCCATCGACGACGCGCTGCGGGCGGCGGTGCGCCGGGACCGGCCCCAGCTCGAGCAGGTGCGGGCCGAGCAGAGCGGCACGCTGCCCCCGCGGGAGATCCAGGCGCGCATCCGCGCCGGTGCCACGGCCGAGGAGCTGGCCGAGGACTCGGGCATGCCGCTGCCGGCCGTGCGCCGGTACGAGGGTCCGGTGCTCGCCGAGCGCGAGTTCGTCGCCACGCAGGCACGCGGCACGCGCATCGGCCACGACCCCGGCGCACCGGTCCTGGGAGACCTGGTCACCGACCGCCTCGCCACGCGCGGGGTCGCCGGCTCGTCGATCCGCTGGGACGCGTTCCGCGGCGGCAGCGCCGGCCCGTGGACCGTCGAGGTCGCGTTCGACGTCGCCGGCACGTCGCGGTCCGCGCGGTGGACCTTCGAGCCGTCGGCGCGCGTCCTGCGCGCCGTGGACGACGAGGCGCGCTGGCTGAGCGAGACCGAGCTGGCGCAAGGCCCGATCCCCCGCCGTCACCTCTCGGCGGTTCCCGGTGAGGTCTTCGACGTCGAGGTCGACGACGCGCTGCGCCCGCTGCTCGCGTCCGTCGACCAGCCCGCCGCCGCGGCACCGCACGCGCCGGACCCGACACACCTGCTGCTCGACGACCTGTCGGGGCGCCGCGGCGTGCGTCAGCCCCTCGACGAGCCGTCGGACGCGCACACCGACGACCCGGAGGACGACGGCGAGGACTTCGAGGGCTTCGGGCCGCAGCACGCGTTCGACTTCGAGCGCCCCGGGTCGACGACACCGGGCCCGGTCCCCGCGGCCCACCCGCCGGCCTCGCGACCCGATCTCGCGACGGACGCGACGGTGCTCGAGCTGCCGCCGTCGGCGCGCCGCCGGCCCGTGGCGGACGACGCGTCCACCCCCGCGGTCGCCGCGCCCGACGCGCCGACGCCCCCGGCCGGAGAGGCCGACGTCCCCCCGCCGCTGGCCCGGCGCTCGCGCCGGGGCCGCGCGAGCGTGCCGAGCTGGGACGAGATCGTCTTCGGCGCCAAGCCCGAGTAG
- a CDS encoding thymidine kinase, whose amino-acid sequence MAELVFFSGTMDCGKSTLALQLDHNHAARGRGGVIFTRDDRAGTDVLSSRLGLRHSAVEVRDDTDFWDEVVVRRSRGERVDYLVCDEAQFYSPRQVEQLAQLVDELGVDVYAFGITADFRTRLFPGAARLIELADRVEVLQVQSLCWCGARATHNARIVDGVMVVEGEQVVVGDTGPGGRQAHVAYEVLCRRHHMRRMTSVAARATAQVPDTLPF is encoded by the coding sequence ATGGCGGAGCTCGTCTTCTTCAGCGGGACGATGGACTGCGGGAAGTCCACGCTCGCGCTCCAGCTCGACCACAACCACGCGGCCCGCGGGCGCGGCGGCGTCATCTTCACGCGTGACGACCGCGCGGGCACCGACGTGCTCTCCTCGCGCCTGGGGCTGCGGCACAGCGCCGTGGAGGTGCGCGACGACACCGACTTCTGGGACGAGGTCGTGGTGCGGCGCAGCCGCGGGGAGCGCGTCGACTACCTCGTGTGCGACGAGGCCCAGTTCTACTCGCCGCGCCAGGTCGAGCAGCTCGCGCAGCTGGTCGACGAGCTGGGCGTGGACGTCTACGCGTTCGGCATCACGGCGGACTTCCGGACCCGGCTCTTCCCCGGCGCGGCGCGGCTCATCGAGCTCGCGGACCGGGTCGAGGTGCTCCAGGTGCAGTCGCTGTGCTGGTGCGGGGCCCGGGCGACCCACAACGCGCGCATCGTGGACGGCGTCATGGTCGTCGAGGGCGAGCAGGTCGTCGTCGGCGACACGGGGCCCGGTGGCCGGCAGGCGCACGTCGCGTACGAGGTGCTGTGCCGCCGGCACCACATGCGCCGGATGACGAGCGTCGCGGCGCGCGCGACGGCGCAGGTCCCCGACACGCTCCCGTTCTGA
- a CDS encoding alkaline phosphatase family protein, with the protein MTTTDVVAGAFAAAGFVSPDYGGWCLDAVLPGAAAALARPLGLDLDRLPDGAAEAQARLDLPDASRVCVVLVDGLGHEMLTERAGHAPFLRSHLAGARTLTSGYPSTTAASMGLFGTGCAPGRTGLIGYTVRNPETGGLANLISWEGAGEATSWQREETVFERLAAAGAPVSFVGPANFAGSGLTEAALRGASFVRAERLEDRVDAALYELSAPGLVYLYWRDVDKAGHQFGWRSPEWGDALAEVDRELARLARSLPAGTLLLVTADHGMVDVDHGLLVDVATTPALARDVVLVAGEPRASHVHVRPGTAPDVAARWRQVLGDRALVALHDDAVAAGWFGPVAEHVDALVGDVVVAARGRAGVVDSRTQTPHSLTLKGMHGSLTPGEMLVPLIVTG; encoded by the coding sequence CGGCGGCGCTCGCCCGTCCGCTCGGGCTGGACCTCGACCGCCTGCCCGACGGCGCCGCGGAGGCGCAGGCGCGCCTCGACCTGCCGGACGCGTCGCGGGTCTGCGTCGTGCTCGTCGACGGCCTCGGCCACGAGATGCTCACCGAGCGCGCCGGTCATGCGCCGTTCCTGCGCTCGCACCTCGCAGGGGCGCGCACCCTGACCTCGGGCTACCCGTCGACGACCGCGGCCTCGATGGGCCTGTTCGGCACCGGGTGCGCCCCCGGCCGCACGGGGCTGATCGGCTACACCGTGCGCAACCCCGAGACCGGAGGGCTCGCCAACCTGATCTCGTGGGAGGGCGCCGGGGAGGCGACCTCCTGGCAGCGTGAGGAGACCGTCTTCGAGCGGCTCGCGGCGGCGGGCGCCCCCGTGAGCTTCGTCGGCCCGGCCAACTTCGCCGGCTCCGGCCTGACGGAGGCGGCCCTGCGCGGGGCGAGCTTCGTGCGCGCCGAGCGCCTCGAGGACCGCGTGGACGCCGCGCTGTACGAGCTGTCCGCGCCCGGCCTGGTGTACCTGTACTGGCGCGACGTCGACAAGGCGGGCCACCAGTTCGGCTGGCGGTCGCCGGAGTGGGGCGACGCGCTGGCCGAGGTCGACCGCGAGCTCGCGCGCCTGGCGCGCTCCCTCCCGGCCGGGACGCTGCTGCTGGTCACCGCGGACCACGGGATGGTCGACGTCGACCACGGCCTGCTCGTGGACGTCGCCACGACGCCCGCGCTCGCGCGCGACGTCGTCCTGGTGGCGGGGGAGCCGCGCGCGAGCCACGTGCACGTGCGCCCCGGGACCGCGCCCGACGTCGCGGCGCGGTGGCGCCAGGTCCTCGGCGACCGCGCGCTCGTGGCGCTGCACGACGACGCGGTGGCCGCCGGGTGGTTCGGGCCCGTGGCCGAGCACGTCGACGCGCTCGTGGGCGACGTGGTGGTCGCCGCGCGGGGTCGGGCCGGTGTCGTCGACTCGCGGACCCAGACGCCGCACTCGCTCACCCTCAAGGGCATGCACGGCTCGCTCACGCCGGGCGAGATGCTGGTGCCGCTGATCGTGACCGGCTGA